The following proteins are co-located in the Pseudomonas fluorescens genome:
- a CDS encoding YybH family protein — protein MSAQAVLKAAADLVSAFARNDRAAYFGAFTADASFVFYTLPQPLLSRDAYQVLWDRWRRDEGFEVLSCTSSNAFVSLQGDVAVLIHDVATELRMNGEQFFSQERETIVFTRQGLRTEQQEGLWLACHEHLSAMPEGLPPH, from the coding sequence ATGAGCGCGCAAGCCGTGCTGAAAGCCGCGGCCGACCTGGTGTCGGCCTTCGCGCGCAATGACCGCGCCGCCTATTTCGGCGCGTTTACCGCCGATGCCAGCTTTGTGTTTTACACCCTCCCCCAGCCGCTGCTCAGCCGCGATGCCTACCAGGTGTTGTGGGACCGCTGGCGTCGGGACGAGGGATTTGAGGTGCTGTCCTGCACCTCAAGCAACGCCTTTGTCAGCCTGCAGGGCGACGTGGCGGTATTGATTCATGACGTGGCCACCGAATTGCGCATGAACGGGGAGCAATTTTTTAGCCAGGAGCGCGAGACCATTGTCTTCACACGGCAAGGGCTGCGCACAGAACAACAAGAAGGCCTGTGGCTGGCCTGTCACGAACATTTGTCCGCTATGCCGGAAGGGCTGCCGCCCCATTAG
- a CDS encoding purine-cytosine permease family protein → MNNKNNENSIRKIETNGVEQIPDHERSASPKDLFRLIFGGANTFATAVLGAFPVLFGLSFQAGVWAIVLGVLVGALILAPMGLFGPINGTNNAVSSGAHFGVHGRIVGSFLSLLTAIAFFSLSVWSSGDALVGGAKRLIGLPENDLTLGLAYGVFAMLVLTVCIYGFRFMLWVNRIAVWAASLLFLLGIFAFAPAFDSHFAGTVALGQTGFWAAFIGAALVAMSNPISFGAFLGDWSRYIPRETPKMRIMLAVVAAQIATLIPFLFGLATATIVAIKAPDYIAANNYVGGLLAVAPSWFFLPVCLIAVIGGMSTGTTSLYGTGLDMSSVFPRLLSRVKATLLIGVMSIAFIFIGRFAANLVQSVSTFAVLIITCTTPWMVMMIIGLIVRRGFYCPDDLQVFTRGETGGRYWFSHGWNWRGLGAWIPSAVVGLCFVNLPGQFVGPLGNLADGIDISLPVTLGLASVVYLSLLRMFPEPAAVYGPADPRSKRTDARVKPALQPAA, encoded by the coding sequence ATGAATAATAAAAACAACGAAAACAGTATTCGCAAAATAGAAACCAACGGGGTCGAACAGATCCCGGACCACGAACGCAGCGCCAGCCCCAAGGATCTGTTCCGACTGATCTTTGGCGGTGCCAATACCTTTGCCACCGCCGTGCTGGGCGCATTTCCGGTGCTGTTTGGTCTCTCTTTCCAGGCCGGCGTCTGGGCGATTGTGCTGGGCGTGCTGGTGGGCGCGCTGATCCTGGCGCCGATGGGCTTGTTCGGGCCAATCAACGGCACCAATAACGCGGTGTCTTCCGGTGCGCACTTTGGTGTGCACGGGCGGATTGTTGGCTCGTTTCTGTCGCTGCTGACGGCGATTGCCTTCTTCTCACTGTCGGTGTGGAGTTCAGGCGATGCACTGGTCGGTGGTGCGAAACGTCTGATCGGCCTGCCGGAAAACGACCTGACCCTGGGCCTGGCGTACGGCGTGTTCGCCATGCTCGTACTCACCGTGTGCATCTACGGCTTTCGCTTCATGCTGTGGGTTAACCGCATTGCGGTATGGGCGGCAAGCCTGCTGTTCCTGCTGGGGATCTTCGCCTTTGCACCGGCGTTCGATAGCCACTTCGCCGGCACGGTCGCCCTGGGCCAGACCGGTTTCTGGGCCGCGTTCATCGGCGCAGCACTGGTGGCCATGAGCAATCCGATTTCCTTCGGCGCGTTCCTCGGTGACTGGTCGCGCTACATCCCGCGTGAAACACCGAAAATGCGCATCATGCTGGCCGTGGTTGCCGCCCAGATCGCCACCTTGATCCCGTTCCTGTTCGGCCTCGCCACCGCGACCATCGTGGCAATCAAGGCGCCGGACTACATCGCGGCCAACAACTACGTCGGCGGGCTGCTGGCAGTCGCGCCCAGCTGGTTCTTCCTGCCGGTGTGCCTGATTGCGGTAATCGGCGGCATGTCCACGGGCACCACGTCGCTGTATGGCACGGGGCTGGACATGTCCAGCGTGTTCCCGCGCCTGCTGTCACGGGTCAAGGCCACGTTGCTGATCGGGGTGATGTCGATTGCCTTCATCTTCATCGGACGTTTCGCCGCCAACCTGGTGCAAAGCGTGTCGACCTTTGCCGTGCTGATCATCACCTGCACCACACCGTGGATGGTGATGATGATCATCGGCCTGATCGTGCGCCGAGGCTTCTACTGCCCGGATGACCTGCAGGTGTTTACCCGCGGGGAAACCGGCGGCCGCTACTGGTTCAGCCATGGCTGGAACTGGCGTGGGCTGGGCGCCTGGATCCCGAGTGCGGTGGTGGGCCTGTGCTTCGTCAACCTGCCGGGGCAGTTTGTCGGGCCATTGGGCAACCTCGCCGATGGCATCGACATCAGCTTGCCGGTGACGCTGGGGCTGGCCTCGGTGGTGTACCTGAGCTTGCTTCGCATGTTCCCGGAACCGGCGGCCGTCTACGGCCCAGCCGACCCTCGCAGCAAGCGCACGGATGCGCGCGTTAAACCGGCGCTGCAACCAGCCGCCTGA